The Styela clava chromosome 2, kaStyClav1.hap1.2, whole genome shotgun sequence genome contains a region encoding:
- the LOC144419931 gene encoding very-long-chain 3-oxoacyl-CoA reductase-like yields the protein MASSDVITDSSIFHIFGIITVLALIFEALNRSYKFWVTHFFDSPVDLAQFGKWAIVTGSTDGIGKAIAHELAKRKINIFLISRSLEKLTKVAEEIERSYKVETKILVFDFTNFDHLPGSGDPYSVISDAMKDLEVGIMVNNVGMPTGRIDVFHKSQKPGEALSKSISNQIHCNASSRVKMMELVLPSMIARKIGLIINISSMSAAFVSPILATYAAAKRFDDTLSVSLAQEYRKHGIIIQSIRPGFVLTNMTEPLRSTPDLTFPTATNYVHHMMRTIGKTNWTNGYWPHTILGSIITTAPESMTSRFMFKKSMQAGDKLRS from the coding sequence ATGGCTTCTAGCGATGTTATAACTGATAGTTCAATTTTTCACATATTTGGAATCATCACCGTGTTAGCCCTGATATTCGAAGCTTTGAATAGATCGTACAAGTTTTGGGTCACACACTTCTTTGATTCGCCCGTGGATTTGGCACAATTTGGAAAGTGGGCTATTGTCACAGGATCAACGGATGGCATTGGAAAAGCAATAGCGCACGAGCTCGCAAAGcggaaaatcaatatatttctCATCAGCAGAAGTTTGGAAAAATTGACAAAGGTAGCAGAAGAAATTGAACGCTCTTACAAAGTTGAAACAAAGATTTTAGTGTTTGATTTCACCAATTTTGATCATTTGCCAGGCTCTGGTGATCCATATAGCGTAATATCAGACGCAATGAAGGATTTAGAAGTGGGAATTATGGTTAATAACGTTGGGATGCCTACTGGACGTATAGATGTATTTCATAAATCTCAAAAACCTGGCGAAGCCCTATCAAAATCAATATCTAATCAGATACACTGCAATGCATCATCCAGAGTTAAAATGATGGAACTTGTTCTTCCCAGTATGATCGCCCGAAAGATTGGTTTGATTATTAACATCTCTTCTATGTCGGCTGCTTTTGTCAGTCCTATTCTCGCGACTTATGCGGCAGCAAAGCGCTTTGATGATACGCTATCGGTTTCTCTTGCGCAGGAATACAGAAAACATGGCATCATTATCCAAAGTATTCGACCAGGATTTGTACTAACTAATATGACTGAACCACTAAGGTCAACCCCAGATTTAACTTTCCCCACGGCTACAAATTACGTCCATCATATGATGAGAACTATTGGAAAGACCAATTGGACGAACGGCTACTGGCCACACACCATTTTAGGATCGATAATTACGACTGCACCGGAGAGCATGACGTCACGCTTTATGTTCAAAAAGTCCATGCAGGCCGGGGACAAGTTGAGGTCATGA